In a genomic window of Tachysurus vachellii isolate PV-2020 chromosome 13, HZAU_Pvac_v1, whole genome shotgun sequence:
- the hmmr gene encoding hyaluronan mediated motility receptor, translating to MSFSRAPLKRFNEHIGCAPPPGTYELKPGELKGVASFHKAERFKSQKLGPPASNDVVMSPVRRTMSVDGLADSSKKDKGQFQVEMKQQKLLEKEIRSLVQQRGEQDRRLQTLEEELKKLEAKLLTAVREKTGLTASVASLERQLAELKKTNEFLKTKVSADTTKKRIHSLSMELMEARNKVDAKDKELSFLQISSDGKIKGLETDLEASSATLNAIKDRNKDLECLHEETKAHNKKLEKEMDKLHADTQELREERKVLQSYLDAANEEIQDLKGKLQDKSAMERRVSDSQEKLGEVEQKLEQRIVELQKSQSILQEKEQELQRCQQELQECHSTLEERQKELEDHKLDLEASRATLKELEEKIIQGARDLKDSQSIVKQQEQELVRVRQVLKRTEEELDQRVADINERCLSMEDELARTQEEALRRVQELQAEVCSLEETKKCEKEAHDQLKQQHSALADMLEEQKAHNGSLTSMMASLREDLEKERKQLEAELEEVLEEVNVLEEQDKLLQETIHLLTEEKLTMEEELKSARAELERHKAETKTLEEVHQETVKKLQEEHNSSLGKLGDMTAELESTTQTLSAQREQDETRVQELKEELSRITQQLQDEQNKLLHQQHTQEKEKEEYARMLLEVQTKLAQREMDFRQAKEELAHGQEEKRQALSQLEQTQQQRRESAEGKVHEARLLQMQVEALKQEKEQLRQQSEQEKEQLRQQSEQEKEQLRQQSEQEKEQLRQQSEQEKEQLRQQSEQEKEQLRQQSEQEKEQLRQQSEQEKEQLRQQSEQEKEQLRQQSEQKEHELKEQLTEAQTSTSDDETEYWRNLYEQLYSKVKPFQEQLDGFAAERDALLSEKGATQAELNKLAGAYANLLGHQNQRQKIRHMVKLKEENLELKQEVTKLKTQVGKHKRELEQLRTGQAPRRFDPSKAFKHEHKENQQPMVPLR from the exons ATGTCGTTTTCAAGGGCTCCGTTGAAAAGATTTAATGAACACATTG GCTGTGCTCCTCCACCAGGTACATATGAGCTGAAACCTGGCGAACTGAAGGGTGTCGCTTCGTTTCACAAGGCAGAGCGCTTCAAATCACAGAAAC TTGGACCACCCGCATCCAACGATGTGGTCATGTCTCCAGTGCGTAGGACCATGTCGGTTGATGGCTTG GCCGATAGTTCAAAGAAGGACAAAGGCCAATTTCAAGTTGAAATGAAACAGCAGAAGCTGCTGGAGAAAGAG ATTCGGTCACTGGTTCAGCAGAGAGGAGAACAGGACCGCAGGCTTCAGACCCTAGAGGAAGAGCTTAAGAAGCTGGAGGCTAAACTgctgactgctgttagagagaagaCGGGTCTCACAGCCAGCGTGGCCTCTCTTGAAAGGCAGCTTGCAGAGTTAAAGAAAACCAACGAGTTCCTCAAGACCAAG GTTTCTGCAGACACCACAAAGAAGAGAATCCACTCACTGTCTATGGAGCTCATGGAAGCGAGAAACAAAGTAGATGCCAAGGACAAG GAGCTGAGTTTCCTGCAGATCAGCTCTGATGGCAAAATAAAGGGGTTGGAGACTGATCTTGAAGCTTCAAGCGCAACTCTTAATGCTATTAAGGACAGAAACAAAGATCTTG AGTGCCTACATGAAGAGACTAAAGCTCACAATAAGAAGCTGGAGAAAGAAATGGATAAGCTGCATG CTGATACACAGGAGCTGAGGGAGGAACGCAAAGTGCTGCAGAGCTACCTTGATGCTGCAAATGAAGAAATTCAG GATCTCAAAGGGAAGCTACAGGACAAATCTGCAATGGAGCGCCGTGTCTCAGATTCTCAAGAGAAACTTGG GGAAGTGGAGCAGAAGTTGGAGCAGCGCATAGTGGAGCTCCAGAAGTCTCAGAGTATTCTGCAGGAGAAGGAGCAGGAGCTGCAGAGGTGCCAACAGGAGCTGCAGGAGTGCCACAGCACACTTGAGGAGCGGCAGAAAGAGCTAGAAGATCACAAGCTTGACCTGGAGGCCTCTAGGGCTACGCTGAAAGAGCTGGAGGAGAAGATCATCCAGGGAGCCCGGGATCTCAAGGACTCGCAAAGCATAGTGAAACAGCAAGAGCAGGAGCTGGTCCGAGTGAGGCAGGTGCTAAAAAGGACAGAAGAGGAGTTGGACCAGCGTGTTGCAGACATAAATGAGCGTTGCTTGAGCATGGAGGATGAGCTGG cCAGGACACAGGAGGAAGCACTGAGGAGAGTGCAGGAACTGCAGGCTGAGGTTTGCTCTCTGGAGGAGACCAAGAAGTGTGAGAAAGAAGCTCATGACCAGCTGAAGCAGCAGCATTCTGCTCTTGCCGATATGTTAGAGGAACAGAAG GCTCATAATGGGTCTTTGACCAGCATGATGGCATCTCTGCGTGAAGAcctagagaaagagagaaagcagtTAGAAGCAGAGCTGGAAGAGGTGCTGGAGGAAGTGAATGTGCTCGAGGAGCAGGACAAGCTCCTGCAGGAGACCATCCATCTCCTCACAGAGGAGAAACTCACGATGGAGGAAGAACTGAAGAGCGCCCGTGCAGAACTAGAGAG GCACAAAGCAGAGACCAAGACTTTGGAAGAGGTTCATCAGGAGACTGTGAAGAAACTACAGGAGGAACACAACAGCTCGCTGGGAAAGTTAGGTGACATGACCGCTGAGCTAGAGAG CACCACACAAACTCTGAGTGCACAGAGAGAGCAGGATGAAACTCGTGTACAGGAGCTGAAGGAGGAGCTGAGCAGAATCACTCAGCAACTGCAGGATGAACAGAATAAGCTCCTGCACCAACAGCACACTcaggaaaaagagaaggaggagtATGCAAG GATGCTGCTAGAGGTCCAGACTAAGCTGGCCCAGCGTGAGATGGACTTCAGGCAGGCCAAGGAGGAGTTAGCACACGGGCAAGAGGAGAAACGGCAGGCCCTGTCTCAGCTGGAGCAGACTCAGCAGCAGAGGAGGGAGTCAGCAGAAGGCAAGGTCCATGAGGCACGGCTCCTCCAGATGCAGGTGGAGGCACTGAAACAGGAGAAGGAGCAACTCCGCCAGCAGTCGGAGCAGGAGAAGGAGCAACTCCGCCAGCAGTCGGAGCAGGAGAAGGAGCAACTCCGCCAGCAGTCGGAGCAGGAGAAGGAGCAACTCCGCCAGCAGTCGGAGCAGGAGAAGGAGCAACTCCGCCAGCAGTCGGAGCAGGAGAAGGAGCAACTCCGCCAGCAGTCGGAGCAGGAGAAGGAGCAACTCCGCCAGCAGTCGGAGCAGGAGAAGGAGCAACTCCGCCAGCAGTCGGAGCAGGAGAAGGAGCAACTCCGCCAGCAGTCAGAGCAAAAGGAGCATGAATTAAAGGAACAGCTCACAGAGGCACAAACAAG cacaTCAGATGATGAGACTGAGTACTGGAGGAACTTGTATGAACAGCTCTACTCTAAAGTTAAGCCCTTCCAG GAACAGCTGGATGGCTTTGCAGCAGAGAGGGACGCTTTGCTCTCTGAGAAAGGGGCTACTCAGGCAGAGCTGAACAAGCTGGCAGGCGCATACGCCAACCTGCTGGGTCATCAGAACCAACGACAGAAAATCAGGCACATGGTCAAGCTCAAGGAGGAGAACCTGGAGCTGAAGCAG GAAGTGACTAAGCTGAAGACACAGGTGGGGAAGCATAAGAGGGAACTGGAGCAACTCAGGACTGGTCAGGCGCCACGACGGTTTGACCCCAGCAAGGCCTTCAAACATGAACATAAAGAGAACCAGCAGCCCATGGTGCCACTGAGATAG